In a single window of the uncultured Dysgonomonas sp. genome:
- a CDS encoding endonuclease/exonuclease/phosphatase family protein, giving the protein MPVTSKLLGKKIGKAIKYTVFATNIIAIILLLLSLLAWSVVPSKVTFIAYLGLIFPILLFINIAYLILWTVFFRWKYALIQLVVILACWQPISTCFPVHMETKEKDIPANKIKVLTYNVRGFNWLTGEKARNNPIFEYVTQSNADIVCFQEFAVATKKGKGSIISVQELNEIMKDYPYRSIIELGKPRKTKRSYIYGIACYSKFPITESIKVPIQSSYNGSVIHKLEIDRRTVTLVVNHLESNRLTTEDKKLYKDFLKTRDRESFDEMANTLQDRLGAAYQIRESQVNLIRSFIDKQDAKATIVCGDFNDTPISYAYHTMKGDLVDSYANSGFGQGITYHENYFWVRIDFILHSRAFESYNCTVDKVKYSDHYPVWTYLAFK; this is encoded by the coding sequence ATGCCAGTAACAAGTAAGCTCTTAGGCAAGAAGATAGGCAAAGCCATCAAGTATACCGTCTTTGCAACCAATATTATAGCAATTATATTATTGCTGCTATCATTACTAGCTTGGTCGGTAGTTCCCTCTAAAGTGACCTTCATCGCTTACTTAGGGTTAATATTCCCTATCTTGCTGTTTATTAACATCGCTTATCTCATTCTTTGGACTGTCTTCTTCCGGTGGAAATATGCATTAATACAGTTGGTTGTAATCCTTGCCTGCTGGCAGCCGATATCTACCTGCTTTCCTGTGCATATGGAGACTAAGGAAAAAGATATACCTGCAAACAAGATAAAGGTACTTACTTACAACGTAAGGGGCTTCAACTGGCTGACAGGAGAGAAGGCCCGGAATAACCCTATATTCGAATATGTAACTCAGAGTAATGCCGATATCGTTTGCTTTCAGGAGTTTGCCGTAGCGACTAAGAAGGGTAAAGGTAGTATCATTTCAGTACAGGAATTGAACGAGATAATGAAAGACTATCCATACCGTTCCATTATTGAATTGGGGAAACCGAGGAAGACAAAAAGATCGTATATCTATGGTATTGCCTGCTATTCAAAGTTCCCGATTACGGAATCAATAAAGGTACCTATTCAAAGTTCTTACAACGGCTCTGTTATACACAAACTGGAAATAGACCGCCGCACTGTCACTCTCGTTGTGAACCATCTGGAATCGAACAGGCTAACTACGGAAGATAAAAAGCTCTATAAAGACTTCCTGAAAACAAGAGACAGGGAATCCTTTGATGAGATGGCCAATACACTTCAGGACAGACTGGGTGCAGCATACCAAATACGCGAATCACAAGTAAACCTTATCAGAAGTTTTATAGATAAGCAAGATGCTAAGGCAACGATTGTCTGCGGAGACTTTAACGATACACCTATCTCCTACGCTTATCACACGATGAAGGGCGATCTGGTCGATTCATATGCTAATTCGGGGTTTGGACAAGGGATTACCTACCATGAAAACTACTTCTGGGTGAGGATAGACTTTATTCTGCATTCCCGGGCCTTTGAATCCTATAATTGCACTGTGGACAAGGTCAAGTATTCCGACCACTATCCGGTGTGGACATATCTAGCCTTCAAATAA
- a CDS encoding rhomboid family intramembrane serine protease, with amino-acid sequence MGIFSDNIKPILKRKDVLIRLIVINVCVFLILIAVNITKLFNIDITDFVISYIAIPAQLELLKTHFWTPLTYMFVHENFFHILFNMLMLYWFGQIFLSYFNAKSLGSLYILGGLAGAALFVLTFNTIPMFVLMNGAPMIGASASVMAIIFAVAFYRPNTEIGLLFLGRIKIIYIALVIFVLDFIGLSSTSNPGGHIAHIGGALMGYIYAKQYLKGKDITRWVNKIIDFIANLTKPKSKTNPKMKVKYKNEADHEYNQRKYNESEEIDRILDKLKASGYNSLSSAEKKRLFDASNK; translated from the coding sequence ATGGGAATATTTTCGGATAATATAAAACCTATACTTAAGCGAAAAGATGTATTGATACGGCTGATCGTCATCAATGTATGCGTTTTCCTGATATTGATAGCAGTTAACATTACCAAGCTCTTCAATATAGATATCACAGATTTCGTTATCAGCTATATAGCCATACCGGCACAGTTGGAGTTATTGAAGACGCATTTCTGGACGCCGTTAACATATATGTTTGTACATGAGAACTTTTTTCACATACTGTTCAATATGTTAATGCTGTATTGGTTCGGACAGATATTTCTTTCGTATTTCAACGCTAAAAGCCTTGGTAGCCTGTATATACTCGGGGGATTGGCCGGCGCAGCCCTTTTTGTACTGACATTCAACACAATCCCAATGTTTGTACTAATGAATGGCGCCCCGATGATCGGAGCATCAGCTTCGGTAATGGCAATTATATTTGCGGTCGCATTCTACCGGCCGAATACCGAAATAGGACTGCTCTTTCTGGGACGGATAAAAATCATCTATATAGCTCTGGTTATCTTCGTTCTTGATTTTATCGGACTTTCCAGCACCAGCAATCCCGGTGGTCATATAGCACACATTGGCGGTGCATTGATGGGGTATATATATGCGAAGCAATATCTGAAGGGCAAGGACATCACTCGCTGGGTCAACAAGATAATAGATTTTATTGCCAATTTAACGAAACCTAAATCAAAGACCAATCCTAAGATGAAGGTGAAGTACAAGAATGAAGCTGACCACGAATATAATCAGCGAAAATATAATGAATCGGAAGAAATAGACCGTATCCTGGATAAGCTCAAGGCTTCAGGCTACAATAGCCTTAGTTCAGCCGAAAAAAAACGATTATTCGATGCCAGTAACAAGTAA
- a CDS encoding rhomboid family intramembrane serine protease, which translates to MSSIPVVTRNLLIINVLAYFATVMLKDIVNLNNYLSLHYITSSLFMPHQIITYMFMHGGISHLFFNMFAVFMFGRVLETVWGPKKFFVYYIITGIGAAALQMIVTYFRLQSLEATLPDEVISTVYNEGAAIIAQGLNYSDPLYGDLNGLLNGAMLGASGAVFGILVAFGMLFPNAELMLLFPPIPIKAKWFVIGYGVIELSLGVVDRVGDNVAHFAHLGGLITGLIILLYWRKKGFTTNGNIFG; encoded by the coding sequence ATGAGTTCCATTCCGGTTGTAACACGGAATCTGCTTATCATAAATGTATTAGCGTATTTCGCGACTGTGATGCTGAAAGATATAGTGAACCTGAACAATTATTTGTCTCTTCATTACATCACCTCATCCCTGTTTATGCCTCACCAGATCATAACATATATGTTTATGCATGGTGGCATCAGCCATTTGTTCTTCAATATGTTCGCCGTATTTATGTTCGGACGTGTATTGGAAACAGTATGGGGACCTAAGAAATTCTTTGTGTATTATATAATTACAGGGATAGGTGCGGCAGCGCTACAGATGATTGTTACATATTTTCGTTTACAATCGCTAGAAGCTACTCTACCTGACGAGGTAATTTCCACTGTATACAATGAAGGTGCAGCAATAATAGCACAAGGTCTGAATTATTCAGATCCTTTATACGGCGATTTAAATGGACTACTAAATGGTGCAATGCTGGGTGCATCAGGCGCTGTTTTTGGAATACTTGTCGCGTTTGGGATGTTATTCCCTAATGCAGAACTTATGCTCCTCTTTCCACCGATACCAATCAAAGCAAAGTGGTTTGTTATCGGATATGGTGTTATTGAGCTTTCATTAGGCGTAGTGGATAGAGTCGGGGATAATGTGGCGCACTTTGCCCATCTTGGAGGGCTTATAACAGGTCTTATCATATTGCTTTATTGGCGCAAAAAAGGATTTACTACAAATGGGAATATTTTCGGATAA
- a CDS encoding HU family DNA-binding protein: MNKTELINAIAEKSGLSKVDSKKALEAFIESVTGEVKAGGKVALVGFGTFSVTQKAARKGINPRTKAVINIPAKKTVKFKAGADLAAL; the protein is encoded by the coding sequence ATGAACAAGACAGAACTTATCAATGCTATTGCTGAAAAATCAGGCTTGAGCAAAGTGGATTCTAAGAAAGCTTTAGAAGCTTTTATCGAATCAGTAACAGGTGAAGTTAAAGCAGGTGGAAAAGTAGCCCTAGTTGGTTTCGGAACATTCTCTGTAACTCAAAAAGCTGCTAGAAAAGGTATTAACCCAAGAACTAAAGCGGTTATTAACATCCCTGCTAAGAAAACTGTTAAATTTAAAGCTGGAGCTGATTTAGCTGCATTGTAA
- the argS gene encoding arginine--tRNA ligase → MKIEARLQENVIKGIETLYGQTISSGQASLQKTKKEFEGHLTLVVFPFLKMSKKGPEQTAQEIGEWLVANTSEVESFNVIKGFLNLTIAGACWLQELNSIHSVANYGIHEVKADAPLVMIEYSSPNTNKPLHLGHVRNNLLGFALSEVLKANGKRVLKTNIVNDRGIHICKSMLAWQKWGNGETPESSSKKGDHLVGDYYVLFDRHYKAELAELQEGGLPKEEAETQSKLMAEAREMLRKWEAGDADTVYLWKMMNSWVYAGFDETYKKLGVDFNEIYYESETYLDGKETVLDGLKRGVFYQKEDGSVWADLTAEGLDHKLLLRSDGTSVYMTQDIGTAQQRFAAHKDLSEMIYVVGNEQNYHFQVLSIVLDKLGYEFGKGLVHFSYGMVELPEGKMKSREGTVVDADDLVEEMVSTAKVTSEELGKLDGATEDEANNIARIVGMGALKYFILKVDPKKNMTFNPKESIDFNGNTGPFIQYTYARIQSVIRKAGEQGVSIPVSLPTDIVLTAKEESLIQLAAEYAAVVKQAGDEYNPALIANYIYELVKEYNQFYHDYTILKEENTALKDFRLVLSQEVGKIVKSGMSLLGIEVPDRM, encoded by the coding sequence ATGAAGATTGAAGCCAGGTTGCAGGAAAACGTAATAAAGGGAATCGAAACCCTATACGGACAGACGATATCGTCCGGGCAGGCCTCATTACAAAAGACAAAAAAAGAATTTGAAGGTCACCTTACCCTTGTAGTTTTCCCTTTTTTGAAAATGTCAAAAAAAGGGCCTGAGCAAACCGCACAGGAGATAGGGGAGTGGCTTGTGGCAAACACATCGGAAGTAGAAAGCTTTAATGTGATAAAGGGCTTCTTAAACCTGACTATAGCCGGAGCATGCTGGTTGCAAGAACTTAATTCTATACATTCTGTAGCGAATTATGGGATCCATGAGGTGAAAGCCGATGCCCCGTTGGTTATGATAGAATATTCTTCACCAAATACCAATAAACCTTTACACTTGGGACATGTGCGTAACAATCTGCTTGGCTTTGCTCTGTCCGAAGTGTTAAAAGCAAATGGTAAAAGAGTACTAAAAACCAATATAGTAAACGACCGTGGTATTCATATCTGCAAATCCATGTTGGCATGGCAGAAATGGGGAAATGGAGAGACCCCCGAATCGAGCAGTAAGAAAGGAGACCATCTGGTAGGCGACTATTATGTATTGTTCGACAGGCATTATAAAGCCGAGCTGGCAGAATTGCAGGAAGGTGGCTTGCCGAAAGAAGAAGCGGAAACCCAATCCAAGCTGATGGCCGAAGCCCGCGAAATGCTTCGCAAGTGGGAAGCCGGAGACGCCGATACGGTTTACTTATGGAAAATGATGAATTCATGGGTTTATGCAGGTTTTGATGAAACATATAAGAAACTGGGAGTAGACTTTAATGAAATATATTACGAATCGGAAACTTATCTGGATGGAAAAGAAACAGTTCTCGATGGGTTGAAAAGAGGTGTCTTCTACCAGAAAGAAGATGGTTCGGTGTGGGCTGATCTTACTGCCGAAGGGCTGGATCACAAATTGCTTCTCCGCAGCGATGGCACTTCCGTTTATATGACTCAGGATATAGGTACTGCTCAGCAACGCTTTGCGGCGCATAAAGACCTGAGTGAAATGATCTATGTGGTAGGCAACGAGCAGAATTACCATTTTCAAGTGCTATCCATCGTTTTGGATAAACTGGGTTATGAATTTGGCAAGGGACTTGTACATTTTTCATACGGTATGGTGGAGCTTCCCGAAGGTAAGATGAAATCGCGCGAAGGTACGGTTGTGGATGCTGATGATCTTGTCGAAGAAATGGTTTCTACAGCCAAAGTAACATCCGAAGAACTGGGTAAGCTGGATGGTGCTACAGAAGATGAAGCAAACAATATTGCCCGTATCGTAGGAATGGGGGCATTGAAATATTTTATTTTGAAGGTAGATCCTAAAAAGAATATGACCTTCAACCCGAAAGAATCTATTGATTTTAACGGAAATACAGGACCGTTTATACAATATACATACGCACGTATTCAGTCGGTGATCCGTAAGGCCGGTGAACAGGGAGTATCTATTCCGGTTTCTTTACCTACTGATATAGTACTGACGGCAAAAGAAGAAAGCCTTATACAACTCGCCGCCGAATATGCAGCTGTTGTAAAACAGGCAGGAGATGAATACAACCCTGCATTAATTGCAAATTATATATATGAATTAGTGAAAGAATATAATCAGTTCTATCATGATTATACAATACTGAAAGAGGAAAATACTGCATTGAAAGATTTCCGTCTCGTCCTTTCACAAGAGGTTGGGAAAATAGTAAAAAGTGGTATGTCCCTGTTAGGTATTGAAGTTCCCGACCGGATGTAA
- a CDS encoding DUF6340 family protein, translated as MKRIMKQVLSSIIFIYILSSCTTTNIISIDIRQPAFISFPPEVTNVVIVDNSPTLDNDDEAENPNNGPSILSMDSARTIFLNSLVKFMNEEKYFNKVELYPYKTYNGSNNDITLLPARKVQTICHEKDADALLSLNLFAISAQLETENTAYFSNYSILGSKLGVIMRAYAKDGSEYGAPIGLVDSLFRQESTDWSRIKNNVDEINSLVTEMSVVGADKITSNFIPSWKTSQRWYYSDNSSEMKQAAKYVEQGKWLEAADIWGELYEDSKPAKKMRLASNIALANECLDDVENAVKWITTAFDMLPEKNRSELAVQIAVYKAELDARLKNIPKLNKQLGIEEEPLEGDSDPISE; from the coding sequence ATGAAACGTATTATGAAGCAGGTATTATCCTCCATTATATTCATATATATATTGAGTTCGTGTACCACAACCAATATTATATCGATAGATATACGACAACCCGCATTTATATCTTTCCCTCCGGAAGTTACGAATGTAGTCATTGTAGACAACAGCCCGACATTAGACAATGACGATGAAGCCGAAAACCCGAATAATGGTCCGTCTATCTTATCAATGGACAGCGCCCGCACCATATTCCTGAATTCACTGGTTAAGTTTATGAATGAGGAAAAATACTTTAACAAAGTAGAATTATACCCTTACAAAACATACAATGGATCGAATAATGATATAACACTGCTGCCGGCAAGAAAAGTTCAAACCATTTGTCACGAGAAAGATGCGGATGCATTGTTGTCTCTCAACCTATTTGCTATTTCCGCGCAGTTGGAAACAGAAAACACAGCATATTTCAGCAATTACAGCATTCTTGGCTCGAAACTAGGAGTCATAATGAGAGCATATGCCAAAGATGGTTCCGAATACGGCGCACCAATCGGGCTTGTAGATAGTCTTTTCAGGCAGGAATCAACAGACTGGAGCAGGATAAAGAACAATGTAGACGAAATCAACAGCCTTGTTACCGAAATGTCGGTAGTGGGTGCAGATAAAATAACCAGCAACTTTATACCTTCGTGGAAGACAAGCCAACGCTGGTATTACTCGGACAACTCTTCGGAGATGAAACAAGCTGCAAAATATGTGGAACAGGGGAAATGGCTCGAAGCTGCAGATATCTGGGGCGAATTATACGAGGATAGCAAGCCGGCAAAGAAGATGCGCCTGGCATCCAACATCGCTTTAGCAAACGAATGTCTCGATGATGTGGAGAATGCCGTAAAATGGATAACTACAGCTTTCGATATGTTACCTGAAAAGAACCGCTCGGAACTGGCTGTCCAGATAGCAGTTTATAAAGCAGAATTGGACGCAAGGTTAAAAAATATACCCAAGCTGAATAAACAACTTGGGATAGAGGAAGAACCCCTTGAGGGAGATTCTGATCCTATTTCTGAATAG
- a CDS encoding helix-turn-helix domain-containing protein: MNQLSANEVFRLAADIVSNTSQSVFLTGKAGTGKTTFLHYIRQNVDKNVVVAAPTGVAAINAGGVTLHSLLQLPFEPFIPNFEGKKKLDYHFKLRKSKIEMLRELDLLIIDEVSMLRADMLDAIDYMLRRYRNSQQAFGGVQILFIGDMFQLPPVVQTSEWELLKHHYPSPFFFHAQVLADYTPLYIELKTIYRQQDQQFIDILNRIRNNCATSQDLQVLNQRYNPVFKLPEENRYIVLCTHNYKADRINSEELSRLAGKEYKFNGEVKGDFSENSLPTEANLTLKEGAQVMFVKNDAGEKRRYYNGKLATICLLTEDKIQVRFENGDEMELESETWRNVRYKLNEESGEIEEEELGSFTQYPIRLAWAITIHKSQGLTFDRVVIDAGQAFAAGQVYVALSRCTSLEGIVLFSRITAQSISTDRFALEFADKEQSPEYLRQILIQEKPRYCAEQVKKYFDWTPFIRSLHSLYELATEKKIPKQEETQAMIARLCSRAVEQQEIALNFTRELNRILSTPNPDIDHLRERVQKGILYFHKDVQQYIILPVEEHLSSLKNASKVKQYLKKAKEIHATLLRLLERLEFVRYGDVNLTEGLTFNKIVLPQEEVTEAKPEKKERPQKGDSQRLTLSLFNDGKSVREISKERNLAVTTIEGHLAGFILTGELAVGRLVDENKMEYMLPILREIAPQTPLSEIKEKLPKECSYLDIKALMNYIRYTEG, translated from the coding sequence ATGAATCAACTTTCTGCAAACGAGGTTTTCAGGCTGGCTGCCGATATAGTGAGCAACACTTCACAAAGTGTATTTCTTACGGGAAAAGCAGGGACTGGTAAGACTACATTCCTTCATTATATACGACAAAATGTAGATAAGAATGTCGTTGTGGCTGCCCCTACGGGTGTTGCAGCCATCAATGCCGGAGGAGTGACATTGCATTCCCTGCTTCAGTTGCCTTTCGAACCCTTTATCCCTAACTTTGAAGGAAAGAAGAAACTGGATTATCATTTCAAGCTGCGCAAGTCTAAAATAGAGATGTTGCGAGAACTCGATCTGCTGATTATAGACGAGGTGAGTATGTTGCGTGCCGATATGCTCGACGCTATCGATTATATGCTGCGCCGCTATAGGAACAGTCAACAGGCCTTTGGCGGTGTACAGATACTTTTTATCGGGGATATGTTTCAGTTGCCACCTGTGGTACAAACTTCGGAATGGGAGCTTCTGAAACATCATTATCCGTCGCCCTTCTTTTTCCATGCGCAGGTACTGGCCGATTATACGCCTCTTTATATAGAGCTGAAAACGATATACAGGCAGCAGGACCAGCAATTTATCGATATACTCAACCGTATCCGTAACAATTGTGCCACATCTCAGGATTTGCAGGTGCTCAACCAGCGATATAATCCCGTATTCAAACTGCCCGAAGAAAACCGCTATATTGTTCTTTGCACACACAATTATAAAGCCGACCGTATCAATAGTGAGGAGTTATCCCGGTTAGCCGGTAAAGAATATAAATTCAACGGGGAAGTAAAGGGGGATTTTTCTGAAAATTCCCTTCCCACAGAAGCTAATCTGACGCTCAAAGAAGGGGCACAGGTTATGTTTGTGAAAAATGACGCAGGAGAGAAGCGCAGGTATTATAACGGAAAACTGGCTACGATCTGCCTCTTGACGGAAGATAAAATACAGGTACGCTTCGAGAACGGAGACGAAATGGAACTCGAAAGCGAAACATGGCGTAATGTCCGTTACAAGCTGAATGAGGAATCAGGAGAAATAGAAGAAGAGGAGCTGGGTTCATTCACCCAGTACCCGATACGCCTTGCATGGGCAATCACCATCCACAAAAGCCAGGGGCTTACCTTCGACCGGGTGGTGATAGATGCGGGTCAGGCTTTCGCCGCAGGGCAGGTATATGTGGCGCTTAGCCGTTGCACCTCTCTGGAGGGCATTGTATTGTTCTCACGTATTACGGCACAGAGCATAAGTACCGACCGTTTTGCCTTAGAGTTTGCTGATAAAGAGCAAAGCCCGGAATATCTCCGTCAGATATTGATTCAGGAAAAGCCCCGTTATTGTGCCGAACAGGTAAAGAAATATTTCGACTGGACACCATTTATACGCAGCCTGCATTCTCTGTACGAACTTGCCACGGAAAAGAAAATACCCAAACAGGAAGAAACACAGGCGATGATTGCCCGGTTGTGCAGCAGGGCTGTGGAGCAGCAGGAGATAGCCCTGAATTTCACGAGGGAACTGAACCGTATATTATCAACTCCAAATCCTGATATTGACCATCTGCGGGAGCGTGTGCAGAAAGGAATACTGTATTTCCATAAAGATGTACAGCAATATATAATACTGCCTGTGGAAGAGCATCTGAGCAGTCTTAAAAATGCATCGAAAGTAAAGCAATATCTGAAGAAAGCAAAAGAGATACATGCGACGTTACTACGTTTACTCGAACGCCTGGAGTTTGTCCGCTATGGCGACGTCAATCTTACAGAAGGCTTAACCTTTAATAAAATAGTATTGCCCCAAGAAGAGGTCACAGAAGCAAAACCGGAGAAAAAGGAACGGCCTCAGAAAGGTGATTCGCAACGCCTGACTCTCTCTCTCTTCAACGACGGAAAATCGGTGAGAGAGATTTCTAAGGAACGTAATCTGGCTGTGACAACTATCGAAGGCCATCTGGCGGGTTTTATACTTACCGGAGAATTGGCTGTTGGCCGCCTGGTAGATGAAAATAAAATGGAATATATGCTTCCTATATTGAGAGAGATTGCTCCCCAGACTCCGTTGTCAGAGATAAAAGAGAAACTGCCCAAAGAATGTTCTTATCTCGATATTAAGGCGCTGATGAATTATATTAGATATACAGAGGGGTAG
- a CDS encoding GNAT family N-acetyltransferase yields the protein MFHIRIATLEDIPELKTLYKNVIMSVNTKDYTSEEATDWASCGNNEQRWTELITELYFIIVENESNTITGFSSISDSGYLHSMFVHKDFQNMGIATLLYQEITKYALTHNIRKITSEVSITARPFFEKQGFIVDEEQKRKANKLFLSNYRMSKLL from the coding sequence ATGTTCCATATTCGTATCGCTACATTAGAAGATATCCCGGAATTAAAAACCCTGTATAAGAACGTGATCATGTCCGTCAATACAAAAGACTATACGTCTGAAGAAGCGACAGACTGGGCATCCTGTGGAAATAATGAACAGCGCTGGACTGAACTGATAACCGAACTATATTTTATCATAGTGGAAAATGAGAGTAATACGATAACAGGATTCTCATCCATTTCTGACAGCGGGTATTTGCATTCGATGTTTGTACATAAAGATTTTCAAAACATGGGCATTGCGACCCTACTCTATCAGGAAATTACGAAGTATGCATTGACACATAACATCAGAAAGATCACATCCGAAGTCAGTATCACAGCCAGGCCTTTTTTCGAGAAACAGGGATTTATTGTAGATGAAGAGCAAAAGAGAAAAGCAAATAAGCTATTCCTCTCCAATTATAGGATGAGTAAACTCTTATAA
- the ahcY gene encoding adenosylhomocysteinase, which produces MSKQLLPDLPYLVADISLADFGRKEIEIAEHEMPGLMALRKKYGATKPLKGARIMGSLHMTIQTAVLIETLKDLGADIRWCSCNIFSTQDHAAAAIAAAGIPVFAWKGETLEEYWWCTEQALAFPGGKGPNLIVDDGGDATLLIHWGYKAEENSETINRKGSNHEEQVILDTLSHILKEDNNRWHRTVAEWKGVSEETTTGVHRLYQMMERGELLIPAINVNDSVTKSKFDNLYGCRESLADGIKRATDVMIAGKVAVVAGYGDVGKGCAHSMRSYGARVIVTEIDPICALQAAMEGFEVTTMEEAVKEGNIFVTTTGNKDIITIEHMARMKDQAIVCNIGHFDNEIQVEKLVNFPNIKHVNIKPQVDKYVFPDGHSIFLLAEGRLVNLGCATGHPSFVMSNSFTNQTLAQIELWLNDYEVNVYRLPKHLDEEVARLHLEQIGVKLTKLSQEQAEYLGVPVEGPFKPEHYRY; this is translated from the coding sequence ATGTCAAAACAACTTTTACCCGATTTACCATATCTGGTAGCAGATATCAGTCTTGCCGACTTTGGAAGAAAAGAAATCGAAATAGCAGAACACGAAATGCCCGGACTGATGGCACTTCGTAAAAAATATGGTGCAACAAAGCCTCTAAAAGGGGCACGTATTATGGGTTCGCTTCATATGACCATTCAGACTGCCGTACTTATCGAAACCCTAAAAGATTTGGGTGCAGACATACGCTGGTGCAGCTGCAATATATTCTCTACTCAGGACCATGCCGCAGCCGCAATAGCAGCCGCAGGTATACCTGTATTTGCATGGAAAGGAGAAACACTCGAAGAGTACTGGTGGTGTACAGAGCAAGCTCTTGCTTTTCCCGGAGGAAAAGGACCGAATCTGATTGTAGATGATGGAGGAGATGCAACATTACTTATACACTGGGGATACAAAGCTGAAGAAAATTCAGAAACGATAAATCGTAAAGGCTCCAACCACGAGGAACAGGTTATCTTAGATACCTTGTCGCACATATTGAAAGAAGACAACAATCGCTGGCATCGCACCGTTGCCGAATGGAAAGGAGTTTCGGAAGAAACTACAACAGGTGTTCACCGCCTGTATCAGATGATGGAACGTGGCGAATTACTTATCCCTGCCATTAATGTGAACGATTCGGTAACCAAATCGAAGTTCGACAACCTGTATGGTTGCCGCGAATCTCTCGCTGATGGAATCAAACGCGCTACCGATGTAATGATAGCCGGTAAAGTGGCTGTCGTAGCAGGATACGGCGACGTAGGCAAAGGCTGTGCACACTCTATGCGTTCATACGGGGCACGTGTAATCGTTACCGAGATAGATCCTATCTGCGCCCTACAGGCAGCAATGGAAGGTTTTGAGGTAACTACAATGGAGGAGGCCGTTAAGGAAGGAAATATCTTTGTAACTACTACAGGAAATAAAGATATCATTACTATCGAACACATGGCTCGTATGAAAGATCAGGCTATTGTCTGCAATATCGGCCATTTCGACAATGAAATACAAGTAGAAAAGCTGGTTAATTTCCCTAATATAAAACATGTTAATATTAAGCCGCAAGTTGATAAATACGTTTTCCCTGACGGACATTCTATTTTCTTGCTTGCAGAAGGCCGCCTTGTAAATCTGGGATGTGCAACCGGACACCCCTCTTTTGTAATGAGTAATTCATTCACAAATCAGACTCTCGCTCAAATAGAGCTCTGGCTTAACGATTATGAAGTGAATGTGTATCGTCTTCCAAAACATCTGGACGAAGAAGTTGCCCGTCTGCATCTTGAACAGATTGGTGTAAAGCTCACAAAGTTATCGCAAGAGCAGGCTGAGTACCTGGGAGTACCTGTGGAAGGGCCGTTTAAACCGGAGCATTACAGGTATTAA